In Methyloterricola oryzae, a genomic segment contains:
- the hxlA gene encoding 3-hexulose-6-phosphate synthase, with translation MAKPLIQMALDSLDYDQTVKLAGLVAPYVDILEIGTPCIKYNGIRLVKELKARFPNKKVLVDLKTMDAGLYEAKPFFQAGGDICTVLGVSGLATIKGVIEAANAYGKEAQIDLINVPDKAGLAREAAGAGAHIMGVHTGLDAQAAGQTPFADLQAISNLGLPIKISVAGGINASTVQQVAKAGASIVVVGAAIYGAASPSAAAKEIRGLVDAL, from the coding sequence ATGGCAAAACCTCTCATTCAGATGGCTCTGGATTCCCTGGATTATGACCAGACCGTGAAACTGGCCGGGCTGGTTGCTCCCTATGTGGACATCCTGGAAATCGGCACCCCCTGCATCAAATACAACGGCATCCGCCTGGTTAAAGAACTGAAGGCCAGATTCCCGAACAAGAAAGTGCTGGTCGACCTGAAGACCATGGACGCTGGTCTGTACGAAGCCAAGCCCTTCTTCCAGGCTGGCGGCGACATCTGCACCGTGCTGGGCGTTTCCGGCCTGGCCACCATCAAGGGTGTGATCGAGGCGGCCAATGCCTACGGCAAAGAAGCCCAGATCGACCTGATCAACGTGCCCGACAAGGCCGGCCTGGCGCGTGAAGCGGCTGGCGCTGGCGCTCACATCATGGGCGTGCACACCGGCCTCGACGCTCAGGCGGCCGGCCAGACCCCGTTCGCCGACCTGCAGGCGATTTCCAACCTGGGTCTGCCCATCAAGATCTCCGTGGCAGGCGGCATCAATGCGTCCACCGTGCAGCAGGTTGCCAAAGCCGGCGCCAGCATCGTGGTCGTGGGCGCAGCCATCTACGGCGCAGCGTCTCCGTCTGCGGCTGCGAAGGAAATCCGCGGTCTGGTTGACGCGCTGTAA